A part of Phosphitispora fastidiosa genomic DNA contains:
- a CDS encoding S-layer homology domain-containing protein: MAKKRQWKKAGVILTVMVLLMQLIIPAGGVYAEAAAAAQPPGSGMEGDPYLISTPGHLLWMSENNTSNWSFDGKYFIQKADIDMTGIDFLPIGDMWNYFAGKYNGNGHKISNLSIDAGTRTGVGLFGCIKGNQTLVKSLTLENVTMINSKTTGTYNYVGGIAGENEATIEYCNVTGTSTISATGNAMAGGITGYSAGGTVRNCSNSADVFTNYTGDGGSRSAGGIVGENASFSVIENCLNTGSITLGSATSAEAGSGGITGKNYNSYGDQGTVRYTLNLGTVTKTDNGQAGGIIGYDEGGITTSTYFLSSAAPNGIGYDAALAGATDTNAEPQTAENLKDVNTYTGWDFDTVWKLDPPVNNGFPHLIPLLPEFDGISAEIGNDMGETLINIADTLGIDNRLVIKFAEAPIATPLYGSAAPQGETVTDPYTSGQNFSIDADVYKYIGVYEVNQTDEVVKFSEVTPNVRYMEGLGTEEAPFQVTNALQLSRVYGNPDAYYRLMADIDMTGISDYIPIGTESLHRFNGTFDGDNHIISNLTLTSGDYSYLGLFGQIGTGTVKDLELKDVSITNTQAWPDGTGGLTGLNTEGTISDCRVTGNSTITGGASVGGIAGEHDGGSIAQCSNNASIAANEDSSYYVGGIAGGYWGGNITDCYNTGSVTGVDGAETGGIVGEAWPWPDDFIRNCYNTGTVSTGSSVGGIAGYCGDGILENTYFLDTSAELPYGADDTGSAQAVARTSAEMQDQNTYAGWDFTAIWAIDSDINSGFPYLQGAQEELTPVGITGNWADNAAAVEGTDYSVIGAVYTIKTATGLAWLAQQVNGGDSFSGNTVELERDLDISGHYWTPIGTAHPNYYSFAGIFDGKGHKITGLYIGTSVESPGTNGFEGLFSVIGSDGEIKRLGVEVAAIYAGAGEYGGILAAVNYGEITDCYTTGEIVGANGAAFIGGLVASNEEGLIANSFSTANASGNDYDTLPPAAGGLVGRNTGSGDYGVIVNSFATGNVSVGSGSFGNTAYAGGLVGVNENKGRIENCFAGGNITGGATAGIGGVVGFLHNGFDELVPNAKNIYWNSDAVHTLNGSALDLADKKGAGEMLVGLDTTTSKTADDINAAAFVTELNNNITESTSVPDIVYLAWGPDEANENNGYPVITDEPVNTGTQPSGGSGGGSTGDTISVEQDGWSTQVPGTISTDTDGERTTATIKADDAAIRKLVNAGAKGTVITLPVNSGADVVIGQLNGQTVKTMEQREAVLEVKTSNVTYKLPASEINIDDISKQLGQQVELKDIRVEVTIAAPSADTVKMVEDTANKDNYQIVVKPVEFNITCTSGGKTVEVNKFNAYIERAIAIPDGVDTAKITTGIIVEPDGTTRHVPTKITVVNGRYYAVINSLTNSTYSVIWHPLEFSDVTGHWARETVNDMGSRMVISGIGNGMFDPDRDITRAEFAAILVRGLGLQPGEGSKSFKDVDSSQWYSDYIKTAYEYKIISGYDADTFGPSDKITREQAMAMTARAMAITGLPADISSGETDELLAGFTDAVQAADYAKDSIAACVKTGVVSGRSSAIVAPKDNITRAEIAVIIGRLLQNSDLI; encoded by the coding sequence ATGGCGAAAAAAAGGCAATGGAAAAAAGCAGGGGTTATCTTAACTGTAATGGTCTTATTGATGCAGTTGATTATACCGGCTGGCGGCGTTTATGCTGAAGCAGCTGCTGCAGCTCAACCCCCTGGAAGTGGAATGGAAGGAGACCCGTATCTGATTTCAACACCTGGCCATCTGTTATGGATGTCCGAAAATAATACCAGTAATTGGAGCTTTGACGGGAAGTATTTTATACAGAAAGCGGATATTGATATGACTGGGATAGACTTTTTGCCAATAGGGGATATGTGGAATTATTTCGCGGGCAAATATAATGGGAACGGTCATAAAATTTCTAATCTGTCCATAGATGCCGGCACTCGTACTGGTGTAGGATTATTCGGTTGTATTAAAGGGAACCAAACACTGGTAAAAAGCCTGACACTTGAAAATGTTACTATGATCAATAGTAAGACAACAGGGACATATAATTACGTTGGCGGTATTGCCGGTGAAAATGAAGCTACTATTGAATACTGCAATGTAACGGGCACAAGTACCATTTCTGCAACCGGTAATGCTATGGCCGGAGGTATTACAGGTTACAGTGCGGGTGGAACGGTAAGGAATTGTTCAAACTCAGCCGATGTTTTCACTAACTATACCGGCGATGGAGGTTCCCGCTCTGCCGGTGGGATAGTTGGAGAAAATGCTTCCTTCAGTGTTATAGAAAATTGTTTGAACACCGGAAGTATTACTCTGGGTTCTGCCACTTCAGCAGAGGCCGGCAGTGGTGGAATTACCGGTAAAAACTATAACAGCTATGGAGATCAGGGTACTGTACGATATACTTTGAATTTAGGTACTGTTACCAAAACCGATAATGGTCAGGCAGGCGGGATTATCGGCTATGATGAAGGCGGGATAACTACTTCAACTTACTTCCTGAGTAGCGCAGCTCCCAATGGAATTGGTTATGATGCTGCACTGGCGGGAGCAACAGATACTAATGCTGAGCCCCAGACTGCCGAAAATCTAAAGGATGTCAATACCTATACCGGTTGGGATTTTGACACGGTTTGGAAGCTGGACCCGCCGGTTAATAACGGATTTCCTCATTTGATTCCGCTGCTGCCGGAATTTGACGGTATTTCTGCGGAAATCGGCAATGACATGGGGGAAACGTTAATTAACATTGCGGATACTTTAGGGATCGACAACCGCCTGGTCATTAAGTTTGCCGAAGCGCCGATAGCAACACCTCTGTACGGGTCGGCGGCGCCGCAGGGCGAAACCGTAACAGATCCATATACATCCGGCCAAAACTTCAGTATCGATGCTGATGTCTATAAATATATTGGTGTATATGAAGTTAATCAAACTGATGAAGTAGTCAAATTCAGCGAGGTTACGCCAAACGTCAGGTATATGGAGGGACTTGGCACTGAAGAAGCCCCGTTTCAGGTTACCAATGCTCTTCAGCTTTCGAGGGTATATGGTAACCCCGATGCTTATTACAGGCTTATGGCCGATATTGATATGACCGGAATTTCTGACTACATTCCAATAGGCACAGAAAGTTTACATAGGTTCAATGGAACATTTGACGGAGACAACCATATCATAAGCAATTTGACATTAACCAGCGGTGATTACTCTTATTTAGGACTGTTTGGACAGATTGGCACCGGGACTGTTAAAGACCTGGAATTGAAAGATGTCTCAATAACCAATACACAGGCATGGCCGGACGGAACCGGAGGTTTAACCGGCTTGAATACAGAAGGGACAATTTCGGATTGCCGGGTCACTGGAAACAGTACCATTACCGGTGGTGCATCAGTAGGCGGTATAGCCGGTGAACATGATGGCGGCAGCATTGCTCAGTGCTCGAATAATGCAAGTATTGCAGCCAATGAAGATTCTTCCTATTATGTGGGCGGCATTGCCGGTGGATACTGGGGAGGCAATATTACAGACTGTTACAATACCGGTTCTGTCACAGGGGTCGATGGCGCTGAAACAGGGGGCATTGTCGGTGAAGCATGGCCATGGCCAGACGATTTCATCAGAAATTGTTACAATACAGGAACGGTTAGCACCGGCTCTAGTGTAGGAGGTATTGCGGGATATTGTGGCGACGGCATTCTGGAGAATACTTATTTTCTTGATACGTCAGCAGAATTACCTTATGGTGCCGATGACACGGGAAGTGCACAGGCAGTGGCCAGGACTTCTGCGGAGATGCAGGACCAGAATACTTACGCCGGCTGGGATTTTACAGCAATTTGGGCTATCGACAGTGATATCAATTCCGGGTTTCCCTATTTGCAGGGGGCCCAGGAGGAATTAACTCCAGTAGGGATAACCGGCAACTGGGCAGACAATGCAGCTGCAGTTGAGGGCACTGACTATTCCGTAATTGGAGCTGTTTATACCATTAAAACAGCTACAGGGCTTGCCTGGTTGGCCCAGCAGGTGAATGGCGGGGATTCGTTCAGTGGTAATACGGTTGAACTGGAACGTGATCTGGATATCTCAGGCCATTATTGGACACCTATTGGAACTGCTCATCCCAACTATTATTCATTTGCCGGTATTTTTGACGGAAAAGGCCATAAAATTACCGGACTCTATATTGGGACCAGTGTTGAGTCACCTGGTACAAATGGCTTTGAGGGACTTTTTAGCGTTATTGGCAGTGATGGTGAAATAAAGCGCCTGGGTGTTGAAGTGGCAGCAATATATGCCGGTGCCGGTGAGTATGGCGGAATACTTGCAGCAGTCAATTACGGTGAAATAACAGATTGTTATACAACAGGAGAAATAGTCGGCGCTAACGGTGCAGCATTTATTGGCGGATTAGTTGCCTCCAATGAAGAGGGGCTGATAGCAAACAGTTTTTCTACAGCTAATGCATCAGGCAATGATTACGATACTTTGCCTCCCGCAGCCGGGGGATTGGTCGGCAGAAATACGGGCAGCGGTGACTATGGAGTTATTGTCAACAGTTTTGCCACAGGTAATGTCAGTGTAGGTTCAGGCTCATTCGGAAATACCGCTTATGCCGGCGGACTGGTTGGAGTAAATGAAAACAAAGGCAGGATTGAAAACTGCTTTGCCGGCGGAAACATCACCGGTGGAGCAACTGCAGGAATTGGCGGAGTGGTTGGCTTTCTGCATAACGGCTTTGATGAACTGGTGCCTAATGCGAAGAATATTTACTGGAACAGTGATGCAGTCCATACGCTAAACGGCAGCGCCTTAGATTTGGCTGATAAAAAAGGCGCCGGTGAGATGCTGGTTGGTTTGGATACCACAACATCTAAGACAGCAGACGATATAAATGCCGCCGCTTTTGTTACTGAGCTCAATAACAATATAACCGAGAGCACGTCTGTGCCAGATATTGTCTATTTGGCCTGGGGTCCGGATGAGGCTAATGAAAATAACGGTTATCCTGTAATAACTGATGAACCTGTCAACACAGGTACACAGCCAAGCGGCGGCAGCGGCGGAGGCTCCACCGGTGACACCATCTCTGTAGAACAGGATGGCTGGAGCACTCAGGTGCCCGGAACAATTTCTACAGATACCGATGGAGAGAGGACTACTGCAACAATCAAGGCTGATGATGCGGCTATCCGGAAACTCGTGAACGCCGGCGCCAAGGGAACCGTGATTACCCTGCCGGTAAACAGCGGCGCCGATGTCGTTATCGGTCAGTTAAACGGGCAGACCGTGAAAACCATGGAACAGAGGGAAGCTGTTCTGGAAGTCAAAACAAGCAATGTAACCTATAAATTGCCGGCATCGGAAATAAATATTGATGACATAAGCAAACAATTGGGCCAACAGGTTGAACTTAAAGATATCAGGGTAGAAGTCACCATAGCCGCACCTTCCGCAGATACAGTCAAAATGGTTGAGGATACGGCTAATAAGGATAACTATCAAATAGTTGTCAAACCGGTAGAATTTAATATTACCTGCACCAGCGGCGGCAAAACGGTTGAAGTCAACAAATTCAATGCCTATATTGAAAGGGCCATAGCCATACCGGATGGGGTTGATACGGCCAAAATCACTACTGGGATTATCGTGGAGCCTGATGGAACCACAAGACACGTGCCAACAAAGATAACTGTGGTCAACGGCAGATATTATGCTGTCATCAACAGCCTGACCAACAGTACCTATTCAGTCATATGGCATCCCCTGGAGTTCAGTGATGTAACCGGCCACTGGGCCAGGGAAACCGTCAACGATATGGGCTCAAGAATGGTCATCAGCGGAATTGGCAACGGTATGTTTGACCCTGACCGTGATATCACCAGGGCTGAATTTGCGGCTATTCTGGTAAGGGGACTGGGCCTGCAGCCGGGAGAAGGGAGCAAGAGCTTTAAAGACGTGGATTCTTCCCAGTGGTACTCTGACTACATCAAAACGGCTTATGAATACAAGATTATCTCAGGCTATGATGCAGATACCTTCGGACCATCGGATAAAATCACCCGTGAACAGGCAATGGCCATGACAGCCAGGGCAATGGCAATCACCGGGCTGCCGGCGGATATTTCATCAGGTGAAACAGATGAACTTCTGGCCGGCTTTACAGATGCAGTCCAGGCGGCAGATTACGCCAAAGACAGCATAGCGGCATGTGTAAAGACCGGAGTTGTCTCCGGCAGAAGCAGCGCTATAGTTGCTCCGAAGGATAACATAACGAGGGCCGAAATTGCGGTTATCATCGGGAGACTGTTACAGAACTCGGACTTGATATAA
- a CDS encoding DUF2975 domain-containing protein translates to MKRETLFLKVVVFLIGIAVLALCIFGLPVLAEFEEWIPELAYLQYPFLTGVYAAAIPFFFALYQTLKLLSYIDKNEAFSELSVKALKNIKYCAITISILYMVEMPVLFLIAQADDAPGLVALGLVIIFASFVIAVFAAVLQKLLKSAIDIKTENDLTV, encoded by the coding sequence GTGAAACGAGAAACCCTCTTTTTAAAGGTAGTTGTTTTTCTTATTGGAATTGCGGTTCTTGCTTTGTGTATCTTTGGGTTGCCTGTGTTAGCCGAATTTGAAGAGTGGATTCCTGAGCTGGCTTATTTGCAATATCCCTTTTTAACCGGTGTGTATGCAGCGGCGATACCGTTTTTCTTTGCTCTGTATCAGACTTTAAAACTTTTAAGTTACATTGACAAGAACGAAGCCTTCTCGGAGCTATCGGTAAAGGCTTTAAAGAACATAAAATACTGTGCAATCACAATCAGTATCTTGTATATGGTAGAAATGCCAGTCTTATTTCTTATAGCACAGGCAGACGATGCCCCAGGTCTGGTAGCGCTCGGATTGGTCATTATTTTTGCTTCATTCGTGATTGCAGTCTTTGCCGCTGTCCTTCAAAAGCTGTTAAAAAGTGCTATCGATATAAAAACAGAAAATGATTTAACGGTTTGA
- a CDS encoding helix-turn-helix domain-containing protein yields MAIIVNIDVMLAKRKMSVTELSGRVGITMANLSILKNGKAKAIRLSTLEAICKALECQPGDVLEYKRDEDSL; encoded by the coding sequence ATGGCGATTATAGTAAATATTGATGTTATGCTGGCTAAAAGGAAAATGAGTGTCACCGAACTTTCGGGGAGGGTTGGAATAACAATGGCTAACCTTTCTATATTGAAAAATGGAAAGGCAAAAGCGATTCGATTATCAACCTTAGAGGCGATTTGTAAGGCTTTAGAATGTCAGCCTGGAGATGTTTTAGAATATAAAAGAGACGAAGACAGTCTTTGA
- a CDS encoding FAD-binding protein, with protein sequence MYDIVIVGSGPAGSTLARLIGDKYKVLLIDKRDLENENPKNRTTKCCGGLLAPDAQEMVAKLGLGIPKDILVDPQLFAVRTIDLPNKIERLYQRFYFNMDRDKFDRWLVSILPTGVDKKFNSFFKNFAEIPGGYEIRYIFNGQEISAKTRVIIGADGALSRIRKSITKDTPEKYIAIQEWFESTNYIPHFTAIFDEEISDFYSWIIPKENYLLLGSALRPRESTWKKYDMLKTKLRQLGFNFDTKIKTEGAYIYRPKKVSQLYVGRDGIALVGEAAGAISPSSAEGISYALKSSLYLAQSLEEGIDGFLDRYKQKVKDIKLNLLIKNLKSPAMYNPFLRQLAMKSGLRSIKQ encoded by the coding sequence ATGTATGATATTGTAATAGTAGGGTCAGGCCCTGCGGGATCTACCTTGGCAAGATTAATTGGTGACAAATATAAGGTTTTATTAATAGATAAACGGGACCTGGAAAATGAAAATCCTAAAAACCGCACAACTAAATGCTGTGGAGGATTATTAGCCCCCGATGCTCAGGAAATGGTTGCCAAGTTGGGTTTAGGGATACCTAAAGATATTCTGGTTGATCCGCAGCTTTTTGCAGTTAGAACCATTGATCTACCTAATAAGATAGAAAGGCTATACCAGAGATTCTATTTTAATATGGACAGGGATAAATTTGATAGATGGCTGGTTTCTATACTTCCAACCGGAGTTGATAAAAAGTTCAACTCATTTTTTAAAAACTTTGCTGAAATTCCAGGAGGATATGAAATCAGATATATTTTTAATGGACAAGAAATATCTGCAAAGACAAGAGTTATTATAGGCGCTGATGGTGCTCTTTCTAGGATAAGGAAATCCATTACTAAAGATACTCCTGAAAAGTACATTGCAATTCAGGAATGGTTTGAGAGTACAAATTATATCCCCCATTTCACAGCAATTTTTGATGAAGAAATAAGTGATTTCTACTCTTGGATAATACCAAAGGAGAATTATCTTTTATTAGGATCAGCCCTTAGACCTAGGGAGAGCACTTGGAAAAAGTATGATATGTTGAAAACAAAACTAAGACAGTTAGGCTTTAATTTTGATACCAAAATAAAAACAGAGGGGGCATATATCTATAGGCCTAAGAAGGTATCACAGCTTTATGTAGGCAGGGATGGTATAGCCCTGGTTGGAGAAGCTGCAGGTGCGATTAGCCCTAGCTCTGCAGAAGGAATCAGCTACGCATTAAAAAGTTCTTTATATTTAGCTCAGAGTCTTGAAGAGGGAATAGATGGATTTTTGGATAGATATAAACAGAAGGTTAAGGATATCAAGTTAAATTTACTCATTAAAAATTTAAAATCCCCAGCTATGTATAATCCTTTTCTTAGACAGTTAGCTATGAAATCAGGTTTGCGAAGTATTAAACAGTGA
- a CDS encoding DUF4153 domain-containing protein, with amino-acid sequence MEINNPVIENIANPHELERMFRKEPEAFKKSLSSAWEQNPDSQVLAVWYERLHFREMANTEKASLLQKDFLAMGILAILAGISTRIILHFVEQQAIAPINLVFGILPFIAAYFVYNNTPKRNVLYTLAALFLITGIYINMLPLEEKDSIILAYLHLPVFLWVLLGLAFTGNEYGIGSTRLAYLKFNGEFCILYASMAISGMLLAALTMQLFRFVGMDIEEFYFRNVVLFGAAALAVVAAYLVSKNLKLAKNIAPYIAKIFSPLVMATLLVYLIMVIWVGKNPFLDRDFLLSFNGVLLIVLAVTIFSITESGTDEKKSISDYINFALIVLALIIDCVALSAIVFRLSSYGITPNRLAVLGVNILIWANLIWIMLSYMRFLQNKTGPSTIQDAVTKYLPVYGLWAAFVTFTFPLIFY; translated from the coding sequence ATGGAGATTAATAATCCGGTTATTGAAAATATTGCCAACCCCCATGAGCTGGAGAGAATGTTTAGAAAAGAACCCGAAGCTTTTAAAAAGTCATTATCATCCGCCTGGGAACAAAACCCTGATTCGCAGGTTCTGGCCGTTTGGTATGAAAGATTGCATTTCAGGGAGATGGCAAATACAGAAAAAGCTTCCTTGCTTCAGAAAGATTTCTTAGCCATGGGCATTTTAGCGATTCTGGCCGGGATAAGCACCAGGATAATTTTGCATTTTGTCGAACAGCAGGCAATAGCCCCTATTAACCTTGTTTTTGGGATACTTCCCTTTATTGCCGCCTATTTTGTATACAATAATACCCCCAAAAGAAATGTTCTTTACACCCTTGCAGCGTTATTCCTAATCACCGGAATTTATATTAATATGCTGCCACTGGAGGAAAAAGACAGTATTATCCTGGCTTATCTACACCTTCCCGTTTTTTTATGGGTATTATTAGGGCTTGCATTTACAGGAAATGAATATGGTATAGGCAGCACAAGATTAGCCTATCTTAAATTTAATGGGGAATTTTGCATACTTTACGCCAGCATGGCAATCAGCGGAATGCTGCTAGCAGCATTAACCATGCAGTTATTTAGATTTGTCGGCATGGATATCGAGGAATTCTATTTTAGAAATGTCGTTTTATTTGGTGCTGCCGCGCTCGCTGTTGTGGCTGCATACCTGGTCTCAAAGAACCTTAAACTTGCTAAAAATATTGCGCCATATATAGCCAAAATTTTTAGTCCCCTTGTAATGGCCACATTATTGGTCTATCTTATAATGGTTATTTGGGTCGGGAAAAATCCATTTTTGGACCGCGATTTCCTCCTATCCTTCAACGGGGTACTCCTTATTGTATTAGCGGTCACCATTTTCTCCATTACCGAAAGCGGCACAGACGAGAAAAAGAGCATTTCTGATTATATAAATTTCGCCCTGATTGTTCTTGCTCTTATCATTGACTGTGTGGCTTTATCAGCCATAGTGTTCAGGCTTTCTTCCTATGGGATTACGCCCAACAGACTTGCTGTTTTAGGGGTAAACATACTTATCTGGGCCAATCTGATTTGGATTATGCTCTCCTATATGCGTTTTCTGCAAAACAAAACCGGACCTTCAACCATCCAAGATGCCGTTACTAAGTATTTGCCGGTCTACGGACTTTGGGCAGCTTTCGTTACATTTACTTTTCCTTTAATTTTTTATTAG
- a CDS encoding L,D-transpeptidase family protein — MPAKELIETPEEGPPDEPPEEPPDEPPEEPPEEPPEEPTEETVKQLAQQYRKFLADGMILLFTLLVIYLGVAYYFRDHFYIGTEISGIDVAGKTVEDVQALMAAELNAYTLNLKERGGKIEQIKAGDVGLQFASEGEFKEIKDSQNCFKWILGCLLTEDSKKTVALKYDEKLLQERIGRLSCFKPENIIEPANPGFKYVNNSYVIVDEVIGNKVDKDLLYSLAASAMSNLEAEIDLEAMGCYIEPQYDSKSPKVIEVKNILNRYIATKITYTSGDITKTLDGSRINEWLTVDENLNIIVSEEKVNGYVSELSAAFNTVGKTRSFTASSGETITVSGGDYGRSVNKVEETQFLLSAISKGETTTKEPVFNQNTFSQGNNDLGNTYVEISLANQHLWFYKNGSLIVQGDTVTGNVSQNYATRKGVFRLKYKSGNVILRGPDYAVHVDFWMPFDGGIGMHDATWRSAFGRNIYLTNGSHGCVNLPYNVAEKIFNNITSGTPVICY; from the coding sequence ATGCCTGCCAAAGAGCTCATAGAGACACCTGAAGAAGGACCGCCAGATGAACCGCCAGAAGAACCGCCAGATGAACCGCCAGAAGAACCGCCAGAAGAACCGCCAGAAGAACCAACAGAAGAAACTGTAAAGCAGCTGGCCCAACAGTATAGAAAATTTCTTGCCGACGGCATGATCCTGCTTTTTACGTTACTTGTTATTTATTTGGGAGTGGCATATTATTTTAGGGACCATTTTTATATTGGCACTGAAATCAGTGGCATAGATGTTGCAGGAAAGACTGTAGAGGACGTACAGGCACTAATGGCAGCGGAACTTAATGCTTATACCCTGAACCTGAAAGAACGGGGGGGTAAAATTGAACAGATAAAAGCTGGTGATGTGGGCTTACAGTTTGCTTCAGAGGGAGAATTTAAAGAAATTAAAGACAGTCAGAATTGTTTTAAGTGGATTTTAGGGTGTTTGCTAACTGAAGACTCAAAAAAGACAGTTGCCTTAAAATATGATGAGAAGCTGCTGCAGGAACGAATAGGCCGGCTGTCCTGTTTTAAGCCGGAAAATATAATTGAACCTGCAAATCCTGGCTTTAAATATGTGAATAACAGTTATGTAATTGTGGATGAAGTCATTGGAAACAAAGTGGATAAAGACCTGTTATACTCTCTGGCAGCGAGTGCCATGAGTAATCTGGAAGCTGAAATAGATTTGGAAGCAATGGGCTGTTATATAGAACCACAATATGATTCCAAGTCACCAAAAGTCATAGAAGTCAAAAACATCCTTAACAGGTATATTGCCACAAAAATCACCTATACTTCCGGAGACATTACAAAAACCCTGGACGGATCCCGGATAAATGAATGGCTTACAGTCGATGAAAATTTAAATATTATAGTCAGTGAAGAAAAGGTAAACGGTTATGTGAGTGAACTTTCCGCTGCTTTTAACACAGTTGGTAAGACAAGAAGTTTTACTGCATCATCAGGAGAAACAATCACAGTCAGCGGTGGTGATTATGGAAGGTCTGTAAATAAGGTTGAAGAAACCCAATTCTTACTCTCTGCCATCAGCAAAGGGGAGACCACAACCAAAGAACCGGTATTCAATCAAAATACTTTTTCCCAGGGCAATAATGATCTTGGAAATACCTATGTGGAAATATCCCTGGCAAACCAGCATTTATGGTTTTACAAAAACGGCTCTCTAATAGTACAGGGAGATACTGTTACAGGAAATGTAAGTCAAAATTATGCAACCCGTAAAGGAGTTTTCCGCTTAAAATATAAATCAGGAAATGTAATCCTGAGAGGCCCGGATTACGCTGTCCATGTAGACTTCTGGATGCCCTTTGACGGTGGTATAGGGATGCATGATGCTACCTGGAGAAGTGCGTTTGGACGTAATATCTATCTGACAAACGGTTCACACGGCTGTGTAAATCTGCCATACAATGTAGCCGAAAAGATATTCAACAATATTACGTCAGGTACTCCTGTCATTTGTTATTAG
- a CDS encoding BlaI/MecI/CopY family transcriptional regulator — translation MSTLVSRITDSELEVMRVLWQADGELSLAAIRKTLEQTSNWETSTIKTLLRRLCNKGVVAAAKKEVYYYKPLVSEEEYTEYTTQSLIDRLYSGSAKNLVASLLGSKKLDDKEIEELRTLFKVGDDRDE, via the coding sequence GTGAGTACATTAGTTTCCAGGATTACAGATTCTGAGCTGGAGGTTATGCGGGTTTTGTGGCAAGCTGATGGTGAACTTTCCCTGGCAGCCATAAGAAAAACCCTGGAGCAGACCAGTAACTGGGAAACATCTACAATAAAGACCCTGCTGCGCAGATTGTGCAACAAAGGGGTGGTTGCAGCAGCAAAAAAAGAAGTATACTATTACAAACCCCTGGTCAGTGAGGAGGAATATACCGAATATACAACTCAGAGTCTGATTGACCGCTTATACTCAGGCAGCGCCAAAAACCTGGTAGCATCCCTTTTGGGCAGCAAAAAGCTTGATGACAAAGAGATTGAGGAGCTGCGCACGCTGTTTAAGGTAGGTGATGATAGGGATGAATGA